A single genomic interval of Pyrus communis chromosome 7, drPyrComm1.1, whole genome shotgun sequence harbors:
- the LOC137739681 gene encoding riboflavin synthase-like, which produces MAVSLSRTPQPCVGQISIMNKFHTISSKTLRSCNPLFKPCTQTLFLSSQKPKTNLQYPPRNTMRCLFTGIVEEMGRVKQLGTAQNGGFDMKIGAKTVLEGVHLGDSIAVNGTCLTVTEFDTQLSDFTVGLSPETLRKTSLIELESGSLVNLERAVQPTSRMGGHFVQGHVDGTGEIVSMEPEGDSLWIKVKASKEVLKYVVPKGFIAVDGTSLTVVDVFDKEECFNFMLVAYTQQNVVLPLKKVGSKVNLEVDILGKYVERLLSSGFVESIKSS; this is translated from the coding sequence ATGGCGGTTTCACTCTCAAGAACTCCTCAACCCTGTGTTGGACAAATCTCAATCATGAACAAGTTTCACACCATCTCATCCAAAACCCTCCGCAGTTGCAATCCCCTTTTCAAGCCCTGCACTCAAACCCTCTTCCTCAGctcccaaaaacccaaaaccaatcTCCAATATCCTCCTCGCAACACAATGCGATGCCTTTTCACCGGCATCGTCGAGGAAATGGGCCGAGTCAAGCAACTGGGCACCGCCCAAAACGGCGGTTTCGACATGAAAATCGGCGCCAAAACCGTTCTGGAGGGCGTTCACCTCGGGGATAGCATTGCCGTCAACGGAACGTGCCTGACCGTGACTGAATTCGATACCCAGTTGTCGGATTTCACAGTCGGGCTGTCGCCCGAGACGCTTAGGAAGACGTCTCTGATCGAGCTCGAATCGGGATCACTTGTGAATTTGGAGCGGGCGGTGCAGCCCACGAGCCGAATGGGCGGGCACTTTGTGCAGGGTCATGTGGATGGCACAGGGGAGATAGTGTCCATGGAGCCCGAGGGCGATTCGCTGTGGATCAAGGTAAAGGCATCGAAGGAGGTGTTGAAATATGTGGTGCCGAAAGGGTTTATAGCAGTAGATGGAACTAGTTTGACTGTGGTGGATGTGTTTGATAAAGAAGAGTGCTTTAATTTCATGTTGGTGGCTTACACTCAGCAGAATGTGGTGCTTCCGTTGAAGAAGGTCGGGTCGAAGGTTAATTTGGAGGTTGATATACTCGGGAAGTATGTCGAAAGACTTCTCAGTAGTGGGTTTGTTGAGTCAATCAAATCTTCATGA
- the LOC137738660 gene encoding uncharacterized protein: protein MKKPGFLAVSFAAASATALSVSATPSSSSSSFVSDSTMRFSHQETGCKRNQEKSSASTEKFAPKFDGLRFIETLVTAHR from the exons ATGAAGAAGCCAGGCTTTTTAGCGGTCTCATTCGCCGCCGCTTCGGCCACTGCTCTCTCCGTCTCCGCcactccttcttcttcttcttcaagcttTGTGTCTGATTCAACCATGCGATTTTCTCACCAG GAGACTGGGTGCAAGAGAAATCAAGAAAAATCGTCGGCTTCGACCGAGAAATTTGCGCCCAAGTTCGATGGGTTGAGATTTATTGAAACGCTGGTTACTGCTCATAGATAA
- the LOC137738756 gene encoding GPI-anchored protein LLG1-like: protein MAFSSQPFFFFLFLVLGFASSTTFLSYDIFESGGSSTGGRALLQAQKNCPVNFENQNYTIITSKCKGPNYPAKSCCDALKDFACPFTNEINDLKNDCASTMFSYINIYGKYPPGLFASQCREGKEGLACPAEAPKSDQKNSRSHISATHSIMLTLTATLLVLSSFYRF, encoded by the exons ATGGCGTTTTCATCTcaaccctttttcttctttttgttccttGTATTGGGTTTTGCCTCCTCCACCACCTTTCTCTCTT ATGATATCTTCGAGTCAGGTGGATCATCCACCGGAGGACGTGCCCTTCTTCAGGCCCAAAAAA ATTGTCCTGTGAACTTTGAGAATCAGAACTACACAATCATTACAAGCAAGTGCAAAGGACCAAACTACCCAGCAAAGAGCTGCTGTGATGCTTTGAAGGATTTTGCTTGTCCTTTTACCAATGAAATCAATGACTTGAAAAATGATTGTGCTTCAACCATGTTCAGCTACATAAACATTTACGGGAAGTACCCTCCCGGTCTGTTTGCATCTCAATGCCGCGAAGGGAAAGAAGGTCTCGCATGTCCCGCTGAGGCACCGAAATCTGATCAGAAGAACAGCAGAAGTCACATATCAGCTACTCACTCCATCATGCTAACACTAACTGCTACCTTGCTTGTATTATCATCCTTTTATAGGTTCTGA